The Bradyrhizobium sp. WBAH42 genome includes a window with the following:
- a CDS encoding DEAD/DEAH box helicase yields MPIEFIPARVSRTPNGATQHLITRLRGESDALGLAGGIMYYGWPKFTDYDANRHYVDLAIITPNTGVTFVRVLPSATQKQVLEATESISQATATAMSQLMRSPVLRTRGRQLKVAVVPAIFAPGFNPAAPTDVDTFDSENSLVRFLAEPGPVQLSDVEYTEVRSILEGAKALVRPNRRVVADPQSQQAAQALSALEDEIASFDQRQRHVALSTLGGPERIRGLAGSGKTVILAMKAALAHLDNPQANILITYYTRALKDHLTRLVTRFHRHFGEGEPDWKRIHIHHGWGRKDLPGVHRQASLRAGISPITYTIAAQASAKGQSAFDYACRTLLDSATIEQFYDLILIDEGQDFPSSFYELCFHLAKGNRDEKQIVWAYDELQNIFDVKVRTPTELFGTDDDGEARIDLERSLPAYAETNDFVLPKCYRNQRSVLVLAHAAGFGIYGQPVQMLQDKAHWEDVGYDVKKGNMRPGQDIVIERPEHNSPTQLHTPAALPLVEVKAFANVNEEVAYCANEFANFIRGGLLPEDMMAIAIDDRAAKLYLSKLAEALAERGIASNNMSADRYSEPAFLIEGKCTLSTVYKAKGNEAAVVAVFGCDAVTLHSRSGRNRLFTAFTRTKGWLRISGIRPTFDALHTEINKALSLSPTMQFVMPDPAAIELIQRDLSEKDARIQRAREEVERLKDTWGLSDDDLRQVFLDRGRNGRS; encoded by the coding sequence ATGCCAATAGAATTCATTCCGGCTCGCGTAAGCCGCACTCCAAATGGAGCGACCCAACATCTTATAACCCGACTACGCGGCGAGTCCGATGCGCTCGGCTTGGCTGGCGGCATCATGTACTATGGCTGGCCAAAGTTTACTGATTATGACGCCAACCGGCATTACGTCGATCTGGCGATCATTACGCCGAACACTGGCGTCACCTTTGTCCGCGTATTGCCATCGGCTACCCAGAAGCAGGTCCTAGAGGCGACGGAGAGTATTTCTCAGGCAACCGCGACCGCTATGTCGCAACTGATGCGAAGTCCGGTCCTACGAACGCGGGGCAGACAACTAAAAGTCGCAGTGGTTCCGGCGATCTTCGCACCCGGCTTCAATCCGGCAGCACCAACGGATGTGGACACATTTGATTCCGAAAACTCTTTAGTTCGATTTCTAGCAGAGCCCGGCCCTGTTCAGCTTTCTGACGTCGAATACACCGAGGTCCGCTCCATTCTAGAAGGCGCAAAGGCGCTCGTTAGGCCAAACCGGCGCGTTGTTGCAGACCCACAGTCTCAGCAAGCTGCCCAGGCGCTGAGCGCACTTGAAGACGAAATCGCAAGCTTCGACCAACGACAAAGACATGTCGCATTGTCTACGCTCGGGGGCCCCGAAAGAATCCGCGGCCTAGCAGGCTCGGGCAAGACTGTTATTCTTGCGATGAAGGCCGCGTTGGCGCATCTTGATAACCCACAGGCCAATATTCTCATCACTTACTATACCAGGGCCTTAAAAGATCACCTGACGCGACTTGTAACGAGATTCCATCGGCACTTTGGCGAAGGTGAGCCCGATTGGAAGAGAATTCATATCCATCACGGCTGGGGACGAAAGGACCTTCCCGGTGTTCACAGGCAAGCAAGCCTTCGAGCCGGCATTAGCCCAATCACATACACCATCGCCGCGCAAGCGTCTGCAAAAGGACAAAGCGCATTTGACTATGCATGCCGCACGCTACTCGATTCAGCAACTATCGAGCAGTTCTATGATTTGATCCTGATCGACGAAGGTCAGGATTTTCCTAGCAGCTTCTATGAACTTTGCTTTCATCTTGCGAAAGGCAATAGAGACGAGAAGCAGATAGTATGGGCCTATGACGAGCTTCAGAACATATTTGACGTCAAAGTCAGAACGCCCACTGAGCTGTTTGGAACCGACGATGACGGGGAAGCGCGCATTGATCTAGAGCGATCCCTTCCTGCCTATGCCGAGACAAACGATTTCGTTCTACCGAAGTGCTACCGGAATCAACGCAGCGTGCTTGTGTTAGCCCACGCTGCTGGCTTCGGAATCTATGGGCAGCCTGTCCAGATGCTTCAAGACAAGGCCCATTGGGAAGACGTTGGCTACGACGTAAAGAAAGGCAACATGCGGCCCGGCCAAGACATCGTGATTGAGCGGCCCGAGCACAACAGCCCCACGCAATTGCATACGCCGGCCGCTCTCCCGTTAGTCGAGGTGAAGGCGTTTGCAAACGTGAACGAGGAAGTCGCCTATTGCGCCAACGAATTCGCAAACTTTATTAGAGGCGGCCTGCTGCCCGAAGACATGATGGCCATCGCCATCGACGACAGGGCTGCGAAGTTATACTTATCCAAACTCGCTGAAGCCCTTGCAGAACGCGGCATTGCATCGAACAACATGAGCGCTGACCGGTACAGCGAGCCGGCTTTCCTGATAGAGGGAAAATGCACGCTAAGCACTGTCTACAAGGCGAAAGGAAATGAAGCAGCCGTGGTTGCAGTCTTTGGCTGCGACGCCGTGACGCTGCATTCGCGCTCAGGTCGAAATCGGCTGTTCACTGCATTCACTCGCACCAAAGGTTGGCTTCGCATCTCGGGTATCCGACCGACTTTCGATGCTCTGCATACAGAAATCAACAAAGCGCTTTCGCTTTCACCCACCATGCAATTTGTGATGCCCGATCCGGCTGCGATCGAACTGATACAACGCGACTTGTCTGAGAAGGACGCTAGAATTCAGCGAGCGCGTGAAGAGGTGGAGCGACTAAAGGACACCTGGGGCCTTTCGGACGACGACCTCAGGCAAGTATTTCTTGATCGAGGACGCAATGGACGATCGTGA
- a CDS encoding tyrosine-type recombinase/integrase, whose protein sequence is MNVNLRAEKGGGDRRYLTQPRGEGTTWYAVAEVPRTLRRAVGKKRLLKSLETTDLRVARIARWNAVADLKSEIAKHRTPGPEDQDPLLLEAMALREEFVRADAARRNDLMYQITDRAEEIDLATGGTRDDYEPFAEPRAATKQASQFVQLASAKVTPVGLYIERWLAASTYSERTKADARTALAQFKDWCRTASQGFFIETTTDRVAADFRDEAFVKAGVHFKTANKKLSALRQYWTWLEKSFGVKSNPWMRKSLPKAKSHRIAPDGPMGPERPFTDDEIRILLAGPADSDMADVMRISALSGMRLDEIGQLRVGDCRDDTFSVTRSKSAAGVRTIPIHSTLRPQIAKLMGRRDASAYLFPDFQDTGWDGNRTMALSKRFTYYRKKLGVHDKRPGARRSKVNFHSFRRWFATKAEDAGHRENVVADIMGHESEVGITFGLYSNAQLKRLKKACVESVKLPAS, encoded by the coding sequence GTGAACGTTAATTTGCGAGCGGAAAAAGGTGGCGGTGATCGGCGCTACCTGACGCAGCCCCGGGGCGAAGGAACGACTTGGTATGCCGTCGCTGAGGTCCCTCGGACGCTACGGCGGGCCGTCGGCAAGAAGCGGCTCCTGAAGTCCCTAGAGACCACGGACCTCCGGGTGGCCCGTATAGCTCGCTGGAACGCCGTCGCGGATCTGAAGTCCGAAATCGCCAAACACCGGACGCCCGGCCCCGAGGATCAAGACCCGCTTCTCCTGGAGGCCATGGCCCTCCGGGAGGAATTCGTCCGGGCCGATGCGGCGCGGCGCAATGACCTCATGTATCAGATCACGGACCGGGCCGAAGAAATCGATCTGGCAACTGGCGGGACCCGGGACGACTACGAGCCTTTTGCAGAGCCCCGGGCGGCCACCAAGCAGGCCTCTCAATTCGTCCAACTAGCGTCCGCAAAGGTGACCCCTGTCGGCCTCTACATCGAACGGTGGCTTGCGGCCTCCACCTATAGCGAGCGCACCAAGGCCGACGCCCGCACGGCACTAGCGCAGTTCAAGGATTGGTGCAGAACGGCCAGCCAAGGTTTCTTCATCGAGACCACGACCGATCGGGTTGCCGCCGATTTCCGTGATGAGGCCTTCGTCAAGGCTGGCGTGCACTTCAAGACGGCCAACAAGAAGCTATCCGCCTTGCGACAATATTGGACGTGGCTAGAGAAGAGCTTCGGCGTGAAGTCGAACCCGTGGATGCGCAAGTCGCTACCCAAGGCCAAGTCACACCGGATCGCCCCGGACGGCCCGATGGGCCCCGAACGTCCATTTACGGATGACGAGATTCGCATCCTTCTCGCAGGCCCGGCAGATTCCGACATGGCCGACGTTATGAGGATTTCAGCCTTGTCGGGAATGCGCCTTGATGAGATCGGACAGCTGCGCGTCGGTGATTGTCGCGATGACACCTTTAGCGTCACTCGCAGCAAGTCTGCCGCTGGGGTTCGCACCATACCGATCCATTCAACGTTGCGGCCGCAGATAGCAAAGCTAATGGGCAGACGCGATGCGTCCGCCTATCTATTTCCCGACTTTCAAGACACCGGCTGGGACGGTAACCGGACCATGGCTCTCTCGAAGAGGTTCACCTACTATCGCAAGAAGCTAGGCGTACACGACAAGAGGCCCGGTGCGAGACGCTCGAAGGTAAATTTCCATAGCTTTAGGCGCTGGTTTGCTACGAAGGCTGAAGATGCCGGACACCGGGAGAACGTTGTTGCCGACATTATGGGCCATGAAAGCGAGGTGGGAATCACCTTTGGACTTTATTCGAACGCCCAGTTAAAGCGCCTAAAGAAAGCGTGCGTAGAATCTGTTAAGCTGCCAGCTTCCTAG
- a CDS encoding DUF1428 domain-containing protein yields the protein MPYVDGFILAVPKDNIEAYKALATTACAIWMEHGALDYVECIGDDVPYGELTSFPRAVMAKEDEIVVFAWIVYRDRESRDAVNKKVMADPRLKMEGMPFDGKRMIYGGFTTLLRAGDIAT from the coding sequence ATGCCCTATGTCGATGGTTTCATTCTCGCCGTGCCGAAGGACAACATCGAGGCCTACAAGGCGCTGGCGACGACCGCCTGCGCGATCTGGATGGAGCACGGCGCGCTCGACTATGTCGAATGTATCGGTGACGACGTTCCCTATGGCGAGCTCACCTCGTTTCCGCGCGCGGTGATGGCGAAGGAAGACGAGATCGTGGTGTTCGCCTGGATCGTTTATCGGGACCGGGAGAGCCGCGATGCCGTCAACAAGAAGGTGATGGCGGATCCGCGGCTAAAAATGGAAGGCATGCCCTTTGACGGCAAGCGCATGATCTATGGCGGCTTCACGACGCTGCTGCGGGCGGGCGACATCGCGACGTAA
- a CDS encoding invasion associated locus B family protein, with protein sequence MPMQSRLVALAAVVLLSAGVAHAQQGAKKNAAPAPAAQPAPAPTQAQADGSSGQPGWIVRCTSASRDAALECAMEQNAVLTKTGQTVVLINIRIAPDTRTPIALLQLPLGLNLPVGAKLQVDEGKMFDLQIQTCENRGCYASTPMAPDLLAAFRSGKQLKVSFQNMAKETIAIPMPLGDFAAAYDKIK encoded by the coding sequence ATGCCTATGCAATCCAGACTTGTCGCCCTTGCCGCTGTGGTCCTGTTGTCCGCAGGCGTCGCACATGCCCAGCAGGGCGCCAAGAAGAACGCCGCGCCCGCCCCGGCCGCGCAGCCCGCGCCCGCCCCGACGCAGGCGCAGGCTGACGGGTCTTCCGGACAGCCCGGTTGGATCGTCCGCTGCACCAGCGCAAGTCGTGACGCGGCGCTCGAATGTGCGATGGAGCAGAACGCGGTGCTGACCAAGACCGGCCAGACCGTCGTCCTGATCAACATCCGCATCGCGCCCGACACCCGCACGCCGATCGCGCTATTGCAATTGCCGCTCGGCCTCAACCTTCCCGTCGGGGCCAAGCTCCAGGTCGACGAAGGCAAGATGTTCGACCTCCAGATCCAGACCTGCGAGAACCGCGGCTGCTACGCCTCGACGCCGATGGCACCGGACCTGCTCGCCGCCTTTCGCTCGGGCAAGCAGCTGAAGGTCTCGTTCCAGAACATGGCCAAGGAGACGATCGCGATCCCGATGCCGCTCGGCGATTTCGCGGCCGCTTACGACAAGATCAAGTAG
- a CDS encoding multidrug efflux RND transporter permease subunit, whose protein sequence is MTEGGISAPFIRYPIGTSLLMAGILFVGLVAYPLLPVAPLPQVDFPTIQITANLPGGSPETMASSVAQPLERQFAQIPGIAQMTSTSYLGTASITIQFDLNRNIDGAANDVQGAINAASGQLPKNLPSPPTYRKVNPADAPILLLSATSETLPLTTVSDSVDAQLAQQISQLSGVAQVFIGGQQKPSIRIQVDPAKLVAKGLSMEDIRSQIAITTVDSPKGNIDGEKRAYTIYANDQLTHAKDWNDVIIAYRNGAPLRIRDIGQAVSAAEDAKQAAWANGKRGVFLVIFKQPGANVIETVDRIKATLPRLVAAIPPAIKIELISDRTTTIRAAVEDVQFTLLLTIALVVMVIFMFLRSFWATVIPTVTVPLALLGACALMWVAGYSLDNLSLMALTIAVGFVVDDAIVMLENITRYIEEGDSPMEAAFKGSKEIGFTIVSISISLVAVLIPLLLMGGIIGRLFREFAVVLAMTIFVSMFVSLTLTPMMASRFLRAHGEVTHGKLYQWSERAFDGMLRGYEYVLDHALAWRRTTLAIFFVTLGLSVYLFVLIPKGFFPQQDVGLITATSEASQDISFKEMQRRQVELGKIVMDDPDVATIAMNIGGSGRAGNNGNMFITLKPRNEREASAQQIIARLRPKLEKVPGARLYMQAAQDVRLGGRPTRTQFEFTLQDADLAELNEWAPKILAKMQTLPELRDVATDQQTQGTTVQLKINRDTAARYGIQPQLIDDTLYDAFGQRQVTQYFTQLNTYKVILEVLPEMQGDLETLNKLYLRSPLTGDQVPLSTFASWTTDPVRPLSISHQGQFPSITISFNLAQGVALGQATEAVQRAMAELGAPATLNSSFQGTAQAFQQSLGTVPLLILAALVVVYLILGILYESYIHPITILSTLPSAGVGALAILMAAGFDFSLIALIGIILLIGIVKKNGIMMVDFAIAAERDEHKTPEESIRQAALLRFRPIMMTTMAALLGGVPLMLGHGTGAEIRQPLGYAMVGGLIVSQALTLFTTPVVYLYLDKLNNWFSTWGRSGDEGQVAPEHGSVKEAAE, encoded by the coding sequence ATGACCGAGGGCGGGATTTCGGCACCTTTTATCCGATATCCCATCGGCACCTCGCTGCTGATGGCCGGCATTCTCTTCGTCGGCTTGGTCGCCTATCCCCTGCTTCCGGTCGCGCCGCTGCCGCAGGTGGACTTTCCGACCATCCAGATCACCGCCAACCTGCCCGGCGGCAGCCCTGAAACGATGGCTTCGTCCGTGGCGCAGCCGCTCGAGCGGCAATTCGCCCAGATCCCGGGCATCGCGCAGATGACCTCGACGAGCTATCTGGGCACGGCGTCGATCACCATCCAGTTCGATCTCAACCGCAACATTGACGGCGCCGCCAACGACGTGCAGGGCGCCATCAACGCGGCCAGCGGCCAGTTGCCGAAAAACCTGCCGTCGCCCCCGACCTACCGCAAGGTCAACCCCGCCGACGCGCCGATCCTGCTGCTGTCGGCGACATCGGAGACGCTGCCGCTGACGACCGTCAGCGACTCGGTCGACGCCCAGCTCGCCCAGCAGATCAGCCAGCTCTCAGGGGTCGCCCAGGTCTTCATCGGCGGCCAGCAGAAACCTTCCATCCGCATCCAGGTCGATCCCGCAAAGCTGGTCGCCAAGGGCCTGTCGATGGAGGACATCCGCAGCCAGATCGCGATCACCACGGTCGACAGCCCCAAGGGCAATATCGACGGCGAGAAGCGCGCCTATACGATCTACGCCAACGACCAGCTCACGCACGCGAAGGACTGGAACGACGTCATCATCGCCTATCGCAACGGCGCTCCGCTGCGGATTCGCGACATCGGCCAGGCGGTCAGCGCCGCCGAAGACGCCAAGCAGGCGGCCTGGGCGAACGGCAAGCGCGGCGTGTTCCTGGTGATCTTCAAGCAGCCGGGCGCCAACGTCATCGAGACCGTGGACCGGATCAAGGCGACCCTGCCCCGCCTCGTGGCGGCGATTCCGCCCGCGATCAAGATCGAGCTCATCAGCGACCGAACCACCACCATCCGCGCCGCGGTCGAGGACGTCCAGTTCACGCTGCTGCTGACCATCGCCCTCGTGGTCATGGTCATCTTCATGTTCCTGCGAAGCTTCTGGGCGACGGTCATACCGACGGTCACGGTGCCATTGGCGCTGCTGGGTGCCTGCGCCTTGATGTGGGTGGCCGGCTATTCGCTCGACAATCTGTCGCTGATGGCGCTCACCATCGCGGTCGGCTTCGTCGTCGACGACGCCATCGTGATGCTCGAGAACATCACGCGCTACATCGAGGAAGGCGACTCTCCGATGGAGGCCGCCTTCAAAGGCTCCAAGGAAATCGGCTTCACCATCGTCTCCATCAGCATCTCGCTGGTCGCGGTGCTGATCCCCCTGCTGTTGATGGGCGGCATCATCGGGCGCCTGTTCCGCGAATTCGCCGTCGTGCTGGCGATGACGATCTTCGTCTCGATGTTCGTGTCGCTGACGCTGACGCCGATGATGGCCTCGCGCTTCCTGCGCGCCCATGGCGAGGTCACCCACGGCAAGCTCTATCAGTGGAGCGAGCGCGCCTTCGACGGCATGCTGCGCGGCTACGAATACGTGCTCGACCACGCCCTGGCCTGGCGGCGCACCACGCTCGCGATTTTCTTCGTCACGCTCGGCCTGTCGGTCTACCTGTTCGTGCTGATCCCCAAGGGCTTCTTCCCGCAGCAGGACGTCGGCCTGATCACGGCCACGTCTGAAGCCTCGCAGGACATTTCGTTCAAGGAGATGCAGCGCCGCCAGGTCGAGCTCGGCAAGATCGTGATGGACGACCCCGACGTCGCAACGATCGCCATGAACATCGGCGGCAGCGGCCGTGCCGGCAACAACGGCAACATGTTCATCACGCTCAAGCCGCGCAACGAGCGGGAGGCGTCCGCTCAGCAGATCATCGCACGGCTGCGTCCGAAGCTCGAGAAAGTGCCGGGCGCGCGCCTCTATATGCAGGCGGCCCAGGACGTCCGGCTCGGTGGCCGGCCGACGCGCACGCAGTTCGAGTTCACCCTGCAGGACGCAGATCTCGCCGAGCTCAACGAATGGGCGCCGAAGATCCTCGCCAAGATGCAGACGCTGCCGGAGTTGCGCGACGTCGCGACCGACCAGCAGACGCAGGGCACGACGGTCCAGCTCAAGATCAACCGCGACACCGCTGCCCGCTACGGCATCCAACCCCAGTTGATCGACGACACGCTGTATGATGCGTTCGGACAGCGGCAGGTCACGCAATATTTCACGCAGCTCAATACCTACAAGGTAATCCTGGAAGTCCTGCCGGAAATGCAGGGCGATCTCGAGACGCTGAACAAATTGTATCTGAGATCGCCGCTGACCGGCGACCAGGTGCCGCTATCGACCTTCGCCAGCTGGACCACTGATCCGGTCCGCCCGCTCTCGATCAGCCATCAAGGCCAGTTCCCGTCGATCACGATCAGCTTCAATCTCGCGCAAGGCGTCGCGCTCGGCCAGGCCACCGAGGCCGTGCAGCGGGCGATGGCCGAGCTCGGCGCACCGGCGACGCTGAATTCGAGCTTCCAGGGCACCGCGCAGGCCTTCCAGCAGTCGCTCGGCACCGTGCCGCTCTTGATCCTCGCCGCGCTCGTCGTGGTCTATCTGATCCTCGGCATTCTCTACGAGAGCTACATCCATCCGATCACGATCCTGTCGACGCTGCCTTCGGCCGGCGTCGGCGCGCTCGCGATCCTGATGGCGGCCGGCTTCGACTTCAGCCTGATCGCGCTGATCGGCATCATCCTCCTGATCGGCATCGTGAAGAAGAACGGCATCATGATGGTCGACTTCGCGATTGCCGCCGAGCGCGACGAGCACAAGACGCCGGAGGAATCGATCCGCCAGGCCGCGCTGCTGCGCTTCCGCCCGATCATGATGACGACGATGGCGGCCCTGCTCGGCGGCGTGCCCCTCATGCTCGGCCACGGCACCGGCGCCGAAATCCGGCAGCCGCTCGGCTACGCCATGGTCGGCGGCCTGATCGTCAGCCAGGCACTGACGCTGTTCACCACGCCGGTGGTCTATCTCTATCTCGACAAGCTCAACAACTGGTTCTCGACCTGGGGCCGCTCGGGCGACGAGGGCCAGGTGGCGCCCGAGCACGGCAGCGTCAAGGAAGCCGCCGAGTAA
- a CDS encoding efflux RND transporter periplasmic adaptor subunit: MKKSRPILWLLIIAAVASAGYYSWQKFGSSEAGKVQTAQTAQKGPPRPSAVPVSVAPVQKTDFPVYLTGLGTVQGFNTVQVRTRVDGQIDKLEFREGQIVKQGDLLVSIDPRPYQATLDQAKAKKAQDEASLANANLELQRATKLGEFATAQRVDTQRTTVAQLTAQIAADDAAISNAQTQLDYTQIKAPITGVAGLRQVDIGNIVNASSQTAIVTISQVEPIAVIFTAPEDQLPYISEGQKAGALKVIALTTDGKKTLAEGKLAVINNQVDTSSGTIRLKAVFDNKENTLWPGQSVSTRLLVRTLKDATVVPDDAVQHSTNGLYAYTVNQDNKAELHKVKVSYGIDGRSVIEEGLSPGQQVIVGGQFKVQPGSLVSTAVASSDPAQNKVRQQ, encoded by the coding sequence ATGAAAAAGTCCCGGCCGATCCTTTGGCTTCTGATCATCGCGGCCGTGGCCTCCGCGGGTTATTATAGTTGGCAGAAATTCGGCTCGTCCGAGGCTGGAAAAGTCCAGACCGCACAAACCGCTCAAAAAGGCCCGCCTCGCCCCTCCGCCGTCCCCGTCAGCGTTGCGCCGGTCCAGAAGACCGACTTTCCGGTCTATTTGACCGGGCTCGGTACGGTTCAGGGCTTCAACACGGTCCAGGTCCGAACCCGCGTGGATGGCCAGATCGACAAGCTCGAATTCAGGGAAGGCCAGATCGTCAAGCAGGGCGATCTCCTGGTCTCGATCGATCCCCGCCCCTATCAGGCCACGCTTGACCAGGCCAAGGCCAAGAAGGCGCAGGACGAGGCCAGTCTCGCCAACGCCAATCTCGAGCTCCAGCGCGCCACGAAGCTCGGCGAATTTGCCACCGCCCAGCGCGTCGACACCCAGCGCACCACCGTGGCTCAGCTCACCGCGCAGATCGCCGCCGATGATGCCGCGATCTCCAACGCCCAGACCCAGCTCGATTACACCCAGATCAAGGCACCGATCACCGGCGTTGCGGGCCTGCGTCAGGTCGACATCGGCAACATCGTCAACGCCTCCTCGCAGACCGCCATCGTCACGATCTCGCAGGTCGAGCCGATCGCGGTGATCTTCACCGCGCCGGAAGACCAGCTCCCCTATATCAGCGAGGGCCAGAAGGCCGGCGCGCTCAAGGTGATCGCCCTCACCACCGACGGCAAGAAGACGCTGGCCGAGGGCAAGCTCGCTGTGATCAACAACCAGGTCGACACGAGCAGCGGCACGATCCGGCTCAAGGCGGTGTTCGACAACAAGGAAAACACGCTGTGGCCGGGCCAATCGGTCTCGACGCGGCTCCTGGTGCGAACGCTGAAGGATGCGACCGTCGTTCCGGATGACGCGGTCCAGCACTCCACCAACGGGCTCTACGCCTACACGGTCAATCAGGACAACAAGGCCGAACTGCACAAGGTCAAGGTCAGCTATGGCATCGACGGGCGTTCGGTCATCGAGGAAGGCTTGAGCCCCGGCCAACAGGTGATCGTCGGCGGTCAGTTCAAGGTCCAGCCCGGAAGCCTGGTGTCGACCGCGGTGGCAAGCTCGGATCCGGCCCAGAACAAGGTACGACAGCAATGA